A stretch of the bacterium genome encodes the following:
- a CDS encoding cytochrome c biogenesis protein CcdA, giving the protein MEQQISILVAFLAGVLSFFSPCVLPLIPAYICFITGLSMDKLMDSSIKSNTKKILGNILLFILGFSIIFIALGASATSVGSVIIKNQKILRAIGGIVIIIFGLHIVGLFKIKFLEYEKRIHLKDKPVLGGFGSLIVGMTFAVGWTPCIGPIFGSILTLAATKKTLSQGILLLSSYSFGLALPFLITGLAVDRVLKMFSKVKRFISVISVFSGVVLIIIGILILFGRVL; this is encoded by the coding sequence ATGGAACAACAAATTTCTATTTTGGTTGCCTTTCTTGCTGGTGTATTGTCGTTTTTTTCACCGTGTGTTTTGCCATTGATTCCAGCATATATTTGTTTCATTACAGGTCTATCTATGGATAAGTTGATGGATAGTTCTATAAAAAGTAATACAAAGAAAATACTTGGTAACATCCTATTGTTCATTTTAGGGTTCTCAATTATTTTCATTGCTTTGGGTGCTTCTGCAACTTCTGTAGGCAGTGTTATTATCAAAAATCAAAAAATATTGAGGGCAATCGGTGGTATAGTAATCATTATTTTTGGATTACATATTGTTGGGTTGTTCAAAATAAAGTTTCTGGAATATGAGAAAAGGATACATCTGAAAGATAAACCGGTATTAGGCGGGTTTGGTTCTTTAATTGTAGGAATGACATTTGCTGTTGGTTGGACCCCCTGTATCGGACCAATATTCGGGTCAATATTAACCCTTGCTGCAACAAAAAAAACTTTGTCACAGGGTATATTGCTATTAAGCAGTTACTCTTTTGGATTAGCACTACCATTTCTGATAACAGGATTGGCAGTAGATAGGGTTTTGAAAATGTTTAGTAAAGTGAAGAGGTTTATTTCGGTAATATCAGTATTCAGCGGCGTAGTACTTATCATTATAGGTATATTAATTTTGTTTGGGAGGGTGCTATGA
- a CDS encoding TlpA disulfide reductase family protein encodes MKKYLIVLIGFTVLFSACGKNKVPPEEKSAHVEKKDITEDKSQTNYDIKRKYKTFPVAEKVQQKIERKQPQWGNAPDFTLPAINDNNLTLSSLKGKVIILDFWATWCPPCRAEIPDFIELQNEYEGKLAIVGVCLDGGNTPSVKKFVEEMKINYPIVMGNDRIVQDYGGIRGIPTTFIIDKNGDIKETIVGYRLKNVFEDKIKGMCLGGRE; translated from the coding sequence ATGAAAAAATATTTAATAGTTTTAATTGGTTTTACAGTGTTGTTTAGTGCTTGTGGTAAAAATAAAGTACCACCTGAAGAGAAGTCGGCTCATGTTGAAAAAAAGGATATTACAGAAGATAAATCTCAAACCAATTACGACATTAAAAGAAAATATAAAACCTTTCCTGTAGCTGAAAAGGTTCAGCAGAAGATTGAAAGAAAACAACCACAATGGGGCAATGCACCTGATTTTACATTACCTGCCATCAATGATAATAATTTAACCCTTTCCAGTCTAAAAGGTAAAGTGATTATATTGGATTTCTGGGCGACCTGGTGTCCACCCTGCAGGGCAGAAATTCCTGATTTTATAGAATTACAGAATGAGTATGAGGGGAAATTAGCTATTGTAGGTGTTTGTCTTGATGGAGGCAATACACCTTCTGTTAAGAAATTCGTGGAAGAGATGAAGATAAATTATCCCATAGTAATGGGTAATGATAGAATTGTTCAGGATTACGGTGGGATAAGAGGTATTCCAACTACTTTTATTATTGATAAAAACGGAGACATAAAAGAAACCATTGTTGGCTATCGTCTAAAAAATGTTTTTGAGGATAAAATTAAAGGTATGTGTTTAGGTGGACGAGAGTGA